Proteins from a genomic interval of Paenibacillus sp. FSL H8-0048:
- a CDS encoding glycoside hydrolase family 125 protein encodes MNLPASITAYLNEADERLAHHPKLQQLFRNCFPNTLETTTKLLDDGTTFVFTGDIPAMWLRDSTEQVRHYIPFAKNDPELQRILRGLIARQMFYVNIDPYTNAFNETANDKHYRDTDDCNLNPWMWERKYELDSLCFVVQLAYMYWKEAEQTDIFDAACYQALTSIVNTIETEQRHGEKSPYHFIRQTLKDTETLQNEGRGMPVNYTGMSWSGFRPSDDSCEFGYNIPSNMFAVVILGYIGEMASEVYQDERLAARAAKLRKEIDFGIRTYGIVNHPKYGRIYAYETDGYGNYSLMDDAGTPGLISIPYIGYVGVEDEIYQNTRRFALSFDNPFYFEGKHAKGIGSPHTPGGYVWHMALSMQALTADNDEEIKALIDMLIRTDADTGYMHEGFHPDNPADFSREWFAWSNSLFATLIGKAMDKGLV; translated from the coding sequence ATGAACTTGCCCGCTTCCATTACCGCCTATCTGAATGAGGCCGATGAACGGCTAGCGCATCACCCGAAACTGCAGCAGTTGTTCCGCAACTGCTTCCCGAACACGCTGGAGACCACAACCAAGCTGCTGGATGACGGCACGACCTTCGTGTTCACCGGCGATATTCCTGCCATGTGGCTGCGCGATTCGACGGAGCAGGTGCGGCACTATATTCCTTTTGCCAAAAATGATCCTGAATTGCAGCGGATTCTCCGCGGCCTGATTGCCCGCCAGATGTTCTATGTAAATATTGATCCGTACACCAATGCCTTCAACGAGACGGCTAATGACAAGCATTACCGCGACACGGACGACTGTAATCTAAACCCATGGATGTGGGAGCGCAAATATGAGCTGGACTCTCTCTGCTTCGTCGTTCAACTGGCTTATATGTACTGGAAGGAAGCGGAGCAGACCGACATCTTCGATGCCGCCTGCTATCAGGCGCTGACCTCGATTGTAAACACGATTGAGACTGAGCAGCGCCACGGGGAGAAGTCTCCGTACCACTTCATCCGCCAGACGCTGAAGGATACCGAGACCTTGCAGAATGAGGGCCGGGGAATGCCGGTCAACTATACGGGGATGAGCTGGTCGGGCTTCCGCCCGAGCGATGATAGCTGCGAATTCGGCTACAATATTCCCTCGAATATGTTCGCTGTAGTCATTCTGGGGTATATCGGCGAGATGGCCAGCGAGGTCTACCAGGACGAGCGGCTGGCGGCGAGAGCGGCGAAGCTGCGCAAGGAGATCGACTTCGGCATCCGCACCTACGGCATCGTGAACCATCCGAAATACGGCAGAATCTATGCCTATGAGACGGACGGTTACGGCAACTACTCGCTGATGGACGATGCCGGAACCCCGGGGCTGATCTCTATTCCTTACATTGGTTACGTGGGCGTGGAGGATGAGATTTATCAGAATACCCGCCGGTTCGCGCTCAGCTTCGATAACCCCTTCTATTTCGAGGGCAAGCACGCCAAGGGCATCGGCAGTCCGCACACCCCGGGCGGTTACGTCTGGCATATGGCACTCTCGATGCAGGCGCTGACGGCGGATAACGATGAGGAGATCAAGGCGCTGATCGACATGCTGATCCGCACCGACGCCGATACCGGCTACATGCACGAAGGCTTCCACCCGGATAATCCGGCCGACTTCTCGCGCGAATGGTTCGCCTGGTCCAACAGCCTGTTCGCTACGCTGATCGGCAAGGCGATGGATAAGGGGCTGGTTTAA
- a CDS encoding alpha-mannosidase, which yields MTRTTAHLISHTHWDREWYMPYERHHVLLAKLMNELLETLEQDERYRYFHLDGQTIIIEDYLQVHPEKREQLERFIREGRIVIGPWYVLQDEFLTSSEANVRNLLIGHQDAAKYGVISKLGYFPDSFGNMGQAPQLLKQADIETAVFGRGVKPTGFDNMVGELNSTSYESPYSEMYWESPDGSVVLGLLFANWYSNGNEVPVDAAEAKVFWDKKIADAGKYASTPELLFMNGCDHQPVQRDLADALETARKLYPDTDFVHSSFEEYLKALAPSLPEDLVTVHGELRSQHTDGWGTLVNTASARVYLKQLNQQGQTLLEKGAEPLAALAYLVSGQAYPHALLTYAWKTLMQNHPHDSICGCSVDEVHREMISRFEKSRHAGEAIIEDSLKAVSAQIGTRKVAAWSESARPVTVFNTTGWERSGTVSVEVIFAKRYFKEGPNPAAIAEALDQLPLDLTRGRLLDAEGRSVACKAEDLCTRFGYELPDDQFRKPYMARMVRLTFEAAQVPALGYSTYAWVESADESAGAAAEGPLKLLERGMENEFLAVRIREDGSYDVADKRTGRSFTGLGVYENCGDIGNEYVFRQPEGDAALTTKGLAARISLAEHEPYRITYEIVHEWTIPVSADASFEDEKRRMVPFRQRKAGRSTEQVPLRIVTRISLEAGGTGVQVSAAFNNQAKDHRLRVLFPTGLAASTLRADSIFEAAEREIEPAADWINPSNAQHQQAYVSVSDGSTGLLVANKGLNEYEVLRDGSNTIAVTLLRSVSELGDWGVFPTPEAQCLGEQTVEFAIRPFAGDADWTEACAWAYQYQVPWFTVQTGWQEGSLPAVYQPLEWQGRTLALSACKMSADHEDIILRWYNLAGVEQELALTPHFPVEAVYASDILERRKQQEALDGGTLRRSVGKAQIVTYALKPAQP from the coding sequence ATGACCCGTACAACTGCCCACCTGATCTCACACACCCATTGGGACCGGGAATGGTATATGCCTTATGAGCGTCACCATGTGCTGCTGGCGAAGCTGATGAACGAGCTGCTGGAGACGCTGGAGCAGGACGAGCGCTACCGGTACTTCCACCTGGACGGACAGACCATAATTATTGAAGACTATCTGCAAGTGCATCCTGAGAAAAGAGAGCAGCTGGAGCGGTTCATCCGCGAAGGCCGGATTGTCATCGGTCCCTGGTATGTGCTCCAGGATGAATTCCTGACCAGCTCCGAGGCCAATGTGCGCAATCTGCTGATCGGCCATCAGGATGCGGCAAAATATGGCGTGATCTCGAAGCTCGGCTACTTCCCCGATTCCTTCGGCAATATGGGCCAAGCCCCCCAGCTGCTCAAGCAGGCTGACATCGAGACCGCGGTGTTCGGCCGCGGCGTGAAGCCGACAGGCTTCGATAATATGGTCGGCGAGCTGAACAGCACCAGCTATGAGTCGCCTTACTCCGAGATGTACTGGGAATCCCCGGATGGCTCGGTTGTACTTGGATTACTGTTTGCGAACTGGTACAGCAACGGCAATGAGGTGCCGGTGGATGCCGCGGAAGCTAAGGTTTTCTGGGACAAAAAAATAGCAGATGCCGGCAAATACGCCTCCACCCCGGAGCTGCTGTTCATGAACGGCTGTGATCATCAGCCGGTGCAGCGTGATCTCGCGGATGCGCTGGAGACGGCCCGGAAGCTGTACCCGGATACGGACTTTGTCCATTCCAGCTTCGAGGAGTATCTGAAGGCACTGGCCCCTTCGCTTCCTGAGGATCTGGTCACCGTGCACGGCGAGCTGCGCAGCCAGCATACGGACGGCTGGGGGACGCTGGTGAATACCGCTTCTGCCCGCGTCTACCTGAAGCAGCTCAACCAGCAGGGCCAGACGCTGCTGGAGAAGGGCGCTGAGCCGCTGGCGGCACTCGCTTACCTGGTCAGCGGGCAGGCTTATCCCCATGCCCTGCTGACCTACGCTTGGAAGACGCTGATGCAGAATCACCCGCATGACAGCATCTGCGGCTGCAGTGTGGATGAGGTCCACCGCGAGATGATCAGCCGCTTCGAGAAGAGCCGCCATGCCGGCGAAGCTATTATAGAAGACAGTCTGAAAGCGGTCTCCGCACAGATTGGCACCCGGAAGGTCGCGGCCTGGAGCGAATCGGCCCGGCCGGTGACGGTGTTCAATACTACCGGCTGGGAGCGCAGCGGAACAGTAAGCGTGGAGGTGATCTTCGCCAAGCGTTACTTCAAGGAAGGACCGAATCCGGCGGCGATTGCTGAAGCGCTGGATCAGCTTCCGCTTGACCTTACGCGCGGGCGGCTGCTCGATGCTGAAGGGCGGAGCGTGGCTTGCAAGGCGGAGGATCTCTGCACCCGGTTCGGCTATGAGCTGCCGGATGACCAGTTCCGCAAGCCTTATATGGCCCGGATGGTCCGGCTGACCTTCGAGGCCGCACAGGTGCCAGCGTTAGGCTACAGCACCTACGCCTGGGTAGAATCGGCGGATGAATCCGCCGGGGCTGCTGCTGAGGGCCCGCTTAAGCTGCTGGAACGGGGGATGGAGAATGAATTCCTGGCTGTCCGTATCCGCGAAGACGGTTCTTATGATGTGGCCGACAAGCGGACGGGCCGCAGCTTCACTGGACTCGGCGTCTATGAGAACTGCGGCGATATCGGCAATGAATATGTGTTCCGCCAGCCGGAGGGCGATGCTGCACTGACGACCAAGGGCCTCGCTGCCCGCATCTCGCTTGCCGAGCATGAGCCTTACCGCATCACGTATGAAATTGTGCACGAGTGGACGATTCCGGTCTCCGCCGATGCTTCGTTCGAGGATGAGAAGCGCAGAATGGTGCCGTTCCGGCAGCGCAAGGCCGGACGCTCTACGGAGCAGGTGCCGCTGCGGATCGTGACCCGGATCAGCCTGGAGGCCGGCGGGACCGGCGTTCAGGTCTCGGCCGCGTTCAATAATCAGGCCAAGGACCACCGGCTGCGCGTGCTTTTCCCTACCGGGCTGGCCGCTTCCACCCTGCGGGCCGATTCCATCTTCGAAGCTGCCGAACGTGAGATTGAGCCGGCCGCAGACTGGATCAATCCGAGCAATGCCCAGCACCAGCAGGCTTATGTCAGCGTATCGGACGGCAGCACCGGACTGCTGGTGGCCAACAAGGGACTGAACGAATACGAGGTGCTGCGGGACGGCAGCAATACGATTGCCGTTACCCTGCTGCGCAGCGTATCGGAGCTGGGCGACTGGGGTGTGTTCCCTACACCGGAAGCACAATGCCTTGGCGAGCAGACCGTGGAATTCGCGATTCGTCCCTTTGCCGGGGATGCAGACTGGACGGAGGCTTGTGCCTGGGCCTACCAGTACCAGGTGCCTTGGTTCACGGTCCAGACCGGCTGGCAGGAGGGCTCCCTCCCTGCGGTTTATCAGCCGCTAGAGTGGCAGGGCCGCACCCTGGCACTGTCCGCCTGCAAAATGTCCGCAGACCATGAGGACATTATCCTGCGCTGGTACAATCTGGCGGGAGTAGAGCAAGAGCTTGCGCTTACGCCGCATTTTCCGGTGGAGGCCGTATATGCCAGTGATATTCTGGAACGGCGCAAGCAGCAGGAAGCCCTGGATGGAGGCACTCTGCGCCGCTCTGTCGGCAAAGCTCAAATCGTCACCTATGCCCTGAAACCTGCACAACCCTAA